The Bacillus sp. B-jedd sequence AAAACCTGGACCGTTTTTTTATAAAAATACTAAAAATGGCAGTCTATCCTTAACACTCATCAGCTAATTTTTCAAAATCTAAAACTAAATAATTTGATTCATCTATTACTTGTTGTGAAATAATATAGCTTCTGACATAAAAAAAGGCACAAGCAAATCAATGCTCGGCCTGTCTTTATTCTAATCAATTGCGAAAAACACATTCTAACTATTTATGCAACCATTCAAATCATTTATGAAAAATCACACCATTTACACCGCACGGTCATCCCATTTCCGGTCGTCATGGACGAAGAGGATGCCGAGTTCGTGGTGGTCGCCTTCGTAGAGGGCGCGCTGGACGAAGCGGATCTGGCCGTTTGTATCGAGTACTTCAAGTCGGCAATGGGCGCGGTTATGCTGGAGCGCTTCGTATAATTCGCTTTCGTCCTGGGTCGGCTGGCCGTTCACCTTGCTGATTAGTTCGCCGACTTTCAGCCCCATTTTTTCCGCAGGCGAATTCGGGATGATGCCAAGGATCATCAGGCCCTCGTTTTTGCGAGAGAAGTAGAATGGACGGTTTTCTTCTTTTAGCTTTTGCAAAAAAGCAATCGCTTCGCGTCCGAGAATTGCGATGGCAGCGGCGACGATGGCGGCGATCGGAAACCAGTAGCCCGCGACCGAAACAAGCAGGACAGCCACGCCGAGCGTTGCAACCTTTTTGCCATAAGCCTTAATCGCTTCGGCCGGGAGCATCCCCTGGATTTGCCGGTGCATGCCGATAAGGAATGGAACAAGGAATAGGGAGAAAGTTTGTTCACCGATAGTGAATACGGGCCACCAATCGAACGGCAGCGTCAAGGTGCTGCCCGGAACGACTAGCAGGACCGGAACGAGCCAGAGCTTTCTGGATTCATGAACGCCGACACGCTGGCCGCGCTTCGAGGTGATGAGTTTGGGTGATGTTGCGAAGTGGCCTTTTTTCAAAATCAGGACACCCTCTGCGATGATAAGAAGACCGAGCAGAACGGCGACGGAGGGGTAAATCCGGTCCGCGGCTGCCTCGAAGGCCTCCCTGACAAAAAAGAAGTCGATGGTCCGGCCGCCAAGATAAATCAGCGCGAAAAACGCAGCTCCCACCGTGTAGGCAGGCCCGATGAAACGCATATTCCCGGTCAGGCTGAGCAGAAGCGTGAAGGCCGCAACAAGCAGGATAACCGCAAGCGGCACAACAATCCCAGCCGCCACAAGAACGAGTGAAAGTACAAGCCCGGCTATAAGCCCCGCCGGCACAAGCTGCCTCAGTTCAAAATACGCATCCTGCGCGCGGATCGTGAAATTCTTCCGCTCCCGCTTGACCCTGCTGACTCCAAGAACAGCCGCAAGAAAAAACGCATAATAGAAAATCGGATCCAGAAACATCTTCCCTATTCCTTTTAAAAGCTCAATACCCCATTGCTCAATCAAATCCCCGCACCCCTGTATGTAAAAGTAGTTTCGTTAAAATTGTTCAGCTTCTGGTTTGGACCAGAATCCTTTTCAGCCAAACGGCTTACTCCCATTCTAT is a genomic window containing:
- a CDS encoding PDZ domain-containing protein — its product is MIEQWGIELLKGIGKMFLDPIFYYAFFLAAVLGVSRVKRERKNFTIRAQDAYFELRQLVPAGLIAGLVLSLVLVAAGIVVPLAVILLVAAFTLLLSLTGNMRFIGPAYTVGAAFFALIYLGGRTIDFFFVREAFEAAADRIYPSVAVLLGLLIIAEGVLILKKGHFATSPKLITSKRGQRVGVHESRKLWLVPVLLVVPGSTLTLPFDWWPVFTIGEQTFSLFLVPFLIGMHRQIQGMLPAEAIKAYGKKVATLGVAVLLVSVAGYWFPIAAIVAAAIAILGREAIAFLQKLKEENRPFYFSRKNEGLMILGIIPNSPAEKMGLKVGELISKVNGQPTQDESELYEALQHNRAHCRLEVLDTNGQIRFVQRALYEGDHHELGILFVHDDRKWDDRAV